The following are from one region of the Yoonia sp. R2331 genome:
- a CDS encoding sulfatase — MTKTSTPNFLYIMTDQHRADWLGCYGHPVVKTPNIDALAQNGVRFTDFHVASPVCMPNRGAFMTGRYPTTNGLRYNGCVLAPGSQTFVDVLRAAGYRTATIGKSHLEPMTHGEPHDWNDPKDQLIPEAKDQTGLEHLAEAPETYASEDDTVIGTPYYGFDEVNIVTGHGATARGHYLQWLRRKYPDTWEALRDPANQLPHDYTCPQAIRTPLAEDDYPTNYIRDRAIAHLKACADDPRPKFTYVSFPDPHHPFTPPGKYWSMYAPENFALAHPYATHQNPPPPLEACRRAMESGEAPDKATNAIMVSDRHVLEAMALTAGMTTMIDDAIGDIIRTLHETGQADNTIIIFNTDHGDYLGDYNLLLKGPWMNEAVTHVPMIWSEPDAQGSRTCDVLASTTDIAPTILDRVGAAPFVGMQGRSLLPAMQSEDATLRDDLLVEYSDGFARMGFDTPARARSVMTKEWRITVYRDEDWGELYDRVNDPSQSRNLWAEPDYAAVKAEMLERLAHQLIALMDDSPRALRSA; from the coding sequence ATGACCAAGACATCTACACCGAACTTTCTTTACATCATGACCGACCAGCATCGCGCGGATTGGCTGGGGTGCTATGGTCATCCTGTTGTCAAAACGCCAAATATCGACGCGCTGGCACAGAACGGTGTTCGGTTCACGGATTTCCACGTTGCATCGCCCGTTTGCATGCCAAACCGGGGGGCATTCATGACGGGGCGTTACCCGACGACCAACGGGCTGCGGTACAATGGCTGTGTGCTGGCGCCGGGAAGCCAGACGTTTGTCGATGTCCTGCGTGCGGCGGGGTATCGCACCGCCACGATCGGCAAAAGCCATCTGGAACCGATGACGCACGGGGAGCCGCACGACTGGAACGATCCAAAGGATCAGCTGATCCCCGAGGCGAAGGACCAGACCGGACTGGAACACCTGGCCGAGGCCCCTGAAACCTATGCCAGCGAAGACGACACGGTAATCGGCACGCCCTATTACGGGTTCGACGAGGTCAACATTGTCACCGGTCACGGCGCGACGGCGCGGGGTCACTACCTGCAGTGGTTGCGTCGGAAATACCCGGACACTTGGGAAGCACTACGCGATCCGGCAAATCAGCTGCCGCATGATTACACCTGCCCGCAAGCGATACGCACGCCACTCGCCGAAGATGACTATCCCACAAATTACATCCGGGACCGCGCCATCGCACATCTGAAGGCCTGCGCTGACGATCCCCGTCCAAAGTTCACCTATGTCTCTTTCCCCGACCCGCACCATCCCTTCACGCCGCCGGGCAAATATTGGTCGATGTATGCGCCAGAGAATTTCGCCTTGGCCCATCCCTATGCCACGCATCAAAATCCGCCACCGCCACTTGAGGCCTGCCGCCGCGCCATGGAAAGCGGAGAGGCCCCGGACAAGGCCACCAATGCCATCATGGTCAGCGACCGTCATGTGCTAGAAGCGATGGCATTGACCGCAGGCATGACGACGATGATTGACGATGCCATCGGAGACATCATCCGGACGCTTCACGAAACCGGTCAGGCCGACAACACGATCATCATCTTCAACACGGACCACGGCGACTATCTGGGAGACTACAATCTTCTGCTCAAAGGGCCATGGATGAATGAGGCCGTCACCCACGTGCCGATGATCTGGTCAGAGCCGGATGCGCAGGGTTCAAGGACATGCGATGTGCTGGCTTCGACGACTGATATTGCACCGACCATTCTGGACCGCGTGGGCGCAGCCCCGTTCGTGGGGATGCAAGGGCGCTCACTACTGCCTGCGATGCAGTCGGAGGATGCTACGCTGCGCGACGATCTTCTTGTGGAATACAGCGACGGATTTGCGCGCATGGGGTTTGACACACCTGCGCGGGCGCGGTCGGTCATGACCAAGGAATGGCGCATCACTGTCTACCGCGACGAGGATTGGGGCGAGCTTTACGACCGCGTCAACGATCCCTCGCAATCCCGCAACCTTTGGGCCGAGCCTGACTACGCGGCCGTGAAGGCCGAAATGCTTGAACGGCTTGCGCATCAGCTGATCGCCCTCATGGACGATAGCCCGCGTGCGCTGCGCAGCGCCTGA
- a CDS encoding TRAP transporter permease, translated as MTDAKPKEPMPWNKRLALIIAFCMGIIPIAHRLPAIGPLPRIGPFDAEPYRAAMLFLCVVVVLLASPLVATLKNRSSSIKTGALVLDISVGLVIAYACWRFYVDVTKMHDTIVFFQPYQAWTTFGACLCIMYLTLRLWGIPLVVVSALSLAYFMWSFQGSLVNDLTENLWLALDDGILGNVTSIVLSTVFPFIVLGAMLEGTGAGLSLLKISIKHLYKFRGGPAHAAVLGSGLFGMVSGSAVANVVGTGVITIPMIKKRGFSPSFAGGVEATASTGGQIMPPIMGAAALILADFVGVSYVTVMTAAIVPALFYYSSLFMTIVFESRRLGIEAAEERPPELHVTFQDYVNLLLIVLPIGTVIFALISGMSPAGSALIALMVLFAVSFINPDIRREPFRLVKGFAQGSLSFARLLIAVCCISIVIATMLSTGLPSQLSYLLNGATDFSLLATLLLASGACMLLGMGMPTLPAYLTIIIVLGSTMRGFGLEALTAHLFVLYYGVASGITPPVAMTAYAAASISGGNPTRTGIAALRIGIVIFLLPFFWVYNPMMLIVPEAGSVFDMPTFAYILVRLFAMCYLISTAASRFDYTKLSTPEALGRAVLGLAIINPDPIVNGAALVLGLGLVLMNRVSARRISAA; from the coding sequence ATGACCGACGCAAAACCCAAAGAGCCCATGCCATGGAACAAGCGTCTGGCCCTGATTATTGCTTTCTGTATGGGGATCATCCCCATCGCACACAGGCTGCCGGCGATCGGACCATTGCCCCGCATCGGGCCGTTCGATGCCGAACCCTACCGTGCGGCGATGCTTTTCCTTTGTGTGGTGGTGGTCTTGCTGGCGTCGCCGCTGGTTGCGACACTCAAAAACCGTTCCAGCAGTATCAAAACGGGTGCGCTGGTTCTTGATATCAGTGTTGGGCTTGTGATCGCCTATGCCTGCTGGCGCTTTTACGTTGATGTCACCAAGATGCACGACACGATTGTGTTCTTCCAGCCGTATCAGGCGTGGACGACCTTTGGCGCCTGTTTGTGCATCATGTATCTAACACTGCGGCTATGGGGCATCCCGCTGGTCGTCGTCTCTGCACTTTCGCTGGCCTACTTCATGTGGAGCTTTCAGGGGTCGCTTGTAAACGATCTGACTGAGAACCTTTGGCTGGCGCTGGATGACGGTATCCTTGGCAATGTAACAAGCATCGTTCTGTCCACGGTGTTTCCGTTCATCGTGCTGGGTGCGATGCTTGAAGGCACCGGCGCGGGCCTGTCCCTTTTGAAGATTTCGATCAAGCATCTCTACAAATTCCGAGGTGGTCCGGCGCATGCTGCTGTTCTTGGGTCTGGCCTGTTCGGCATGGTGTCGGGGTCGGCGGTGGCGAATGTCGTCGGCACCGGCGTGATTACCATACCAATGATCAAGAAACGCGGGTTCTCGCCCAGTTTCGCAGGCGGTGTTGAAGCCACAGCCTCGACCGGCGGTCAGATTATGCCGCCGATTATGGGGGCGGCTGCGCTGATACTCGCTGACTTTGTGGGCGTATCTTATGTCACCGTGATGACAGCTGCGATTGTGCCCGCCTTGTTCTATTATTCGTCGCTGTTCATGACGATCGTGTTCGAAAGCCGCCGGCTTGGCATCGAAGCCGCAGAAGAAAGGCCGCCCGAGCTTCACGTCACCTTTCAGGACTACGTCAATCTATTGCTGATCGTGCTGCCGATTGGCACCGTCATCTTTGCGCTGATCAGTGGTATGTCGCCCGCTGGGTCTGCACTTATTGCGCTTATGGTGCTGTTCGCTGTCAGCTTCATCAACCCCGACATCCGGCGCGAGCCTTTTCGTCTGGTCAAGGGCTTTGCGCAGGGCAGCCTGTCTTTCGCGCGGCTTCTGATCGCGGTGTGCTGCATCTCGATTGTTATCGCCACAATGCTGTCCACCGGGCTTCCGTCGCAACTATCGTACCTGTTGAACGGCGCAACTGACTTTAGCCTGTTGGCAACGCTCCTTTTGGCATCCGGCGCGTGCATGCTGCTGGGCATGGGCATGCCCACGCTTCCGGCCTACCTGACGATCATCATCGTGCTCGGTTCGACCATGCGCGGCTTTGGGTTGGAAGCACTGACCGCGCATCTTTTTGTGCTTTATTACGGCGTCGCCTCTGGCATCACACCGCCGGTGGCGATGACCGCATATGCGGCGGCGTCGATATCTGGCGGCAACCCGACGCGCACCGGGATCGCGGCACTGCGCATTGGGATCGTGATCTTCTTGTTGCCATTCTTCTGGGTCTACAATCCCATGATGCTTATCGTGCCAGAGGCGGGATCCGTTTTTGACATGCCGACCTTTGCTTACATTCTCGTGCGCCTTTTCGCGATGTGCTATTTGATCTCGACCGCGGCGAGCCGGTTTGACTACACAAAGCTCTCGACCCCAGAGGCTCTTGGTCGCGCGGTCCTTGGCCTTGCGATCATAAATCCCGACCCTATCGTCAACGGCGCGGCACTGGTTCTTGGCCTTGGACTTGTGCTGATGAACCGGGTGTCGGCGCGACGCATTTCAGCGGCTTAA
- a CDS encoding TAXI family TRAP transporter solute-binding subunit: MNTIRTMIAASALVLGATAGVQADELKAESAGQTGLTSIVLQVMGRDLAGTDTSITLNTGQTLSRSAIKLAAEQIDVAIVPPRAFNAMTRGAGPYKEMGDDAKELSGNLRSLFAFTGGALHSIVRADSGIEQWSDVAGKRVYIGPPGGNANAQLSSFVNLMSGLEADADYETVKMGWGAAVQSFQDGQFDVLNFSTAVGSAAIVQLLLQGDFRFLQAPEGMAESADYADFLSVGSVPGGIPANSYEGVENGDVDVLSYNYTMLVGVNQNMSDDEAYLLTATFWDNLEKNSDEIALLKSIAKSPFAGNNMPLHPGAVRYYTENGIEVPAELLAP, translated from the coding sequence ATGAACACAATTCGAACAATGATAGCTGCATCGGCGCTGGTTCTAGGCGCTACTGCGGGGGTTCAGGCGGACGAGCTGAAAGCAGAGTCCGCCGGGCAAACGGGACTGACATCAATCGTGCTGCAGGTTATGGGGCGGGATCTGGCGGGGACCGATACATCGATCACGCTGAACACAGGCCAGACCTTGTCACGCTCTGCCATCAAGCTTGCAGCCGAGCAAATCGACGTGGCGATCGTGCCGCCGCGCGCATTCAATGCCATGACGCGGGGGGCTGGCCCCTACAAGGAAATGGGCGATGATGCAAAGGAGTTGTCCGGAAATCTCCGCTCTTTGTTCGCCTTCACTGGCGGTGCGCTGCATTCGATTGTGCGCGCGGACAGCGGCATCGAACAATGGAGCGATGTCGCAGGCAAGCGTGTCTATATTGGGCCACCGGGCGGCAATGCGAACGCGCAGCTTTCTTCCTTTGTGAACCTGATGAGCGGGTTGGAGGCTGACGCGGATTACGAGACCGTCAAGATGGGCTGGGGTGCTGCGGTGCAATCCTTCCAGGATGGTCAGTTCGACGTTCTTAACTTCTCTACCGCTGTGGGGAGTGCTGCGATTGTACAGCTTTTGCTGCAGGGCGATTTCCGTTTCCTGCAAGCACCTGAAGGAATGGCCGAAAGTGCGGACTATGCCGATTTTCTATCCGTCGGCAGTGTGCCCGGTGGTATTCCCGCCAATTCCTACGAAGGTGTGGAAAACGGCGATGTCGATGTGCTCAGCTACAACTACACGATGCTTGTGGGCGTGAACCAAAACATGTCGGACGACGAAGCCTACCTGCTGACCGCCACGTTCTGGGACAATCTTGAGAAAAACAGTGACGAGATCGCGCTTTTGAAGTCGATCGCGAAGTCACCGTTTGCGGGCAATAACATGCCTCTGCATCCCGGTGCGGTGCGCTACTACACCGAAAACGGGATTGAGGTCCCGGCGGAGTTGCTGGCGCCCTGA
- a CDS encoding RidA family protein, with translation MVRSLVAKGVAQHTNPVPNGAIHRGVLCTSGILGKDPETDTYPAGVEAQAALCFEYLDRILAEGGATRQDVVKLDLYLADRDDRSVINRFWLSFWPDEQQRPARQAHIAELPDGCLVQLVAMAVVQPG, from the coding sequence ATGGTTCGGTCGCTGGTCGCCAAAGGCGTCGCGCAGCACACGAACCCCGTGCCCAACGGCGCGATCCATCGCGGCGTACTTTGCACCTCTGGTATTCTTGGTAAGGACCCGGAAACAGACACCTATCCGGCGGGGGTCGAAGCGCAGGCCGCGCTTTGTTTTGAGTATCTGGACCGCATTCTCGCCGAAGGCGGCGCGACACGGCAAGATGTGGTTAAACTGGATCTTTATCTGGCGGACCGGGATGATCGCAGCGTCATCAACAGGTTCTGGCTGAGTTTCTGGCCGGACGAACAGCAGCGCCCGGCACGGCAAGCGCATATCGCGGAGTTACCGGACGGGTGCCTTGTGCAACTGGTGGCGATGGCCGTGGTGCAGCCCGGATGA
- a CDS encoding fumarylacetoacetate hydrolase family protein produces MRFGTALVDDKRTAIVQGTDGLARKLSDVCALAGLERSNSVLDFVEQGLDPQLLGPHIDAADPLPEPVNWVAPLPNPSKILGVAFNNVELMKKAHVDPGVPNFFLKPPSSLQGHRKPVIVDPAWGAVIPEPEICAVIKTRCKHITEDEALDHVFGFLIHNDVTSHGLKFQKDSIAVTYDKDMARPEFYGWRNLNGPDDTDAFYVYHTRSKGTDTFGPMGPWITTTDVVGDPNDLHLTGWLDDEKFTSDHTSSYRFSVEQCIAEASRYFTLEPGDLISFGTTGKGAGRFPRGHKSLLMGEETGVVAIEVEPLGRLENPILHQKGGA; encoded by the coding sequence ATGAGGTTCGGAACGGCATTGGTAGACGACAAGCGGACAGCGATCGTGCAAGGGACCGACGGGCTGGCGCGAAAACTTTCGGACGTCTGTGCGTTGGCGGGACTTGAGCGATCAAACTCTGTGCTCGATTTTGTTGAACAAGGGCTCGACCCGCAATTGCTTGGGCCTCATATCGACGCCGCAGACCCGCTGCCCGAGCCCGTGAACTGGGTCGCACCATTGCCCAACCCCTCGAAAATTCTTGGTGTGGCCTTCAACAATGTCGAGTTAATGAAGAAAGCGCATGTCGATCCGGGCGTGCCGAACTTCTTTCTGAAGCCGCCATCGTCGTTGCAAGGGCACAGAAAGCCGGTGATCGTGGACCCGGCGTGGGGCGCGGTCATTCCAGAGCCCGAGATTTGCGCGGTCATCAAGACGCGCTGCAAGCACATCACCGAAGACGAAGCGCTGGACCACGTTTTTGGGTTCTTGATCCACAACGATGTCACGTCTCACGGGCTCAAGTTCCAGAAAGACAGCATTGCGGTGACATACGACAAGGATATGGCACGTCCGGAGTTCTATGGGTGGCGGAACCTGAACGGCCCCGACGATACGGACGCCTTTTATGTCTATCATACACGGTCAAAGGGCACCGACACCTTTGGCCCGATGGGCCCCTGGATCACAACGACAGATGTTGTCGGTGACCCGAACGATTTACACCTGACAGGCTGGCTTGACGATGAAAAGTTCACGTCTGACCACACCAGCAGCTACCGCTTTAGCGTGGAGCAATGCATCGCAGAGGCCAGTCGGTACTTTACGCTTGAGCCCGGTGATCTGATCTCTTTCGGGACCACGGGCAAAGGCGCGGGGCGGTTCCCCAGAGGGCACAAGAGCCTTCTGATGGGCGAAGAAACCGGGGTCGTGGCGATCGAGGTTGAGCCGCTTGGCCGCCTTGAAAATCCGATCCTCCATCAAAAGGGCGGCGCGTGA
- a CDS encoding VOC family protein: MTLLPLPAEPPFNVTRLSHCVLESKDLDATRQFYETGLGLEVTHADANMLCLRAIEEGGHHSIVFERKTNDGEAQARRIGFRVFEDDDLKRAQDWFGAEGIASEFVDRPFQGPTLQVNDGVGVPLEFCATMDTSENRMRRFHTHAGGKLAFLDHVQISCHDVASAYAFYNKMGFRLTEYTARDGTDEMWGVWLKRKNNTQDIVFGNGRGPCLHHFAFHTPEIASIVHAADVMSSLGLADTMDRAPGRHGIGNAFFVYFRDPDGHRVEIFSSHYNVIDIDHAPKRWDLSDTRRSQLWGLPAPRKWFYETTTFLGTAPQPPVMDAPPITLEDYLEKVNS; the protein is encoded by the coding sequence ATGACATTGCTGCCCCTACCCGCGGAACCGCCATTCAACGTCACGCGCCTGAGCCATTGCGTGCTGGAATCGAAAGATTTGGACGCCACGCGGCAATTCTATGAGACCGGGTTGGGGTTGGAAGTCACACATGCCGACGCCAATATGCTGTGCCTGCGCGCCATCGAAGAAGGCGGTCATCATTCGATCGTATTCGAGCGCAAGACCAACGATGGCGAGGCACAGGCCCGCCGCATCGGGTTTCGCGTCTTTGAGGATGATGACCTGAAACGTGCGCAAGACTGGTTTGGTGCCGAGGGCATCGCGTCAGAATTCGTCGACCGGCCGTTTCAGGGCCCGACCCTGCAGGTGAACGACGGTGTGGGCGTGCCGCTGGAATTCTGTGCGACGATGGACACGTCCGAAAATCGCATGCGCCGGTTTCATACCCATGCCGGTGGCAAGCTGGCGTTTCTCGATCATGTACAGATTTCGTGCCATGACGTTGCAAGTGCCTATGCCTTTTACAACAAAATGGGCTTTCGGCTGACCGAATACACCGCCCGCGACGGAACCGACGAAATGTGGGGTGTCTGGCTGAAACGCAAGAACAACACTCAGGATATCGTGTTCGGCAATGGCCGCGGCCCGTGCCTGCATCACTTCGCGTTCCACACACCGGAAATTGCATCAATTGTGCATGCCGCAGATGTCATGTCATCGCTGGGGCTGGCGGATACGATGGACCGCGCGCCGGGACGACATGGGATCGGCAACGCCTTCTTTGTCTACTTTCGTGACCCCGACGGGCATCGTGTCGAAATTTTCTCAAGCCATTACAACGTCATAGATATCGACCATGCGCCAAAGCGATGGGATCTTTCGGACACACGGCGTTCGCAGCTGTGGGGGCTGCCGGCACCCAGAAAGTGGTTTTACGAGACAACGACATTCCTTGGAACTGCGCCGCAGCCGCCGGTTATGGACGCGCCGCCGATCACGCTGGAAGACTATCTTGAAAAGGTGAATTCATGA
- a CDS encoding DNA-binding transcriptional regulator, whose protein sequence is MASYSSIRSVERSLMILAQMNRRPISRVQELASELVLAPATVVRALETLTALGYVQKQSRRTGYTLTEKVGELSSGFHGLPTFVNKAKPILEDLTHHLLWPAALSTIDNNSMIIRLSTIPNSPLSHTHSTLQKRLNLLTRAHGRAYLAFCPLAERRRLFSSLCEARESFLSPQELEAQMEPHLERIRSLGFAERDHDIDPETTTIAVPIKHHRGVAAVVGLTYFQGAHPKVSTLLAGLKFAAEKIEELVTSEQSEL, encoded by the coding sequence ATGGCGTCTTATTCTTCCATCCGTTCCGTCGAACGCAGCCTTATGATCCTTGCGCAAATGAACCGGCGCCCGATCAGCCGTGTGCAAGAGCTGGCGAGCGAGCTGGTCCTTGCACCCGCGACCGTGGTGCGTGCGCTCGAAACGCTGACGGCTCTGGGATATGTGCAAAAGCAGTCCCGACGCACTGGATACACGTTGACCGAAAAAGTGGGCGAATTGTCGTCGGGGTTTCACGGTCTGCCCACGTTCGTGAACAAGGCCAAACCCATCCTCGAAGACCTGACGCACCATTTGTTATGGCCCGCCGCGCTATCGACGATCGACAATAACTCGATGATTATCCGGCTCTCGACCATCCCGAACAGTCCGCTGTCGCACACACATTCGACGCTTCAAAAACGGCTCAACCTGCTGACCCGTGCGCATGGCCGGGCCTATCTTGCGTTTTGCCCTCTGGCAGAACGCCGCAGGCTGTTTTCCTCTCTTTGCGAGGCACGAGAATCCTTCTTGTCGCCTCAGGAACTCGAAGCGCAAATGGAGCCACATCTTGAGCGTATCAGAAGTCTGGGGTTCGCAGAGCGTGATCACGACATTGACCCCGAAACAACCACGATTGCGGTCCCGATCAAGCACCATCGTGGCGTTGCTGCGGTGGTCGGACTAACCTATTTTCAGGGCGCACATCCAAAGGTGTCCACACTTCTGGCGGGTCTGAAATTCGCCGCCGAGAAAATCGAGGAACTGGTCACAAGCGAGCAATCAGAGCTGTAG
- a CDS encoding aldehyde dehydrogenase family protein, whose translation MTQELIDAHRFTKIPPGRNLIDGEHISSATGRTLDAISPINGEVLTQLAASDAEDVARAVASARAAFEDGRWSKRTPAERKQILTKWADLIEANALELAVLGARDNGTEIRMAFNAEPRNAAATIRYYGETIDKTYGEIAPTQADVLGLVHREPVGVVAAIVPWNFPMMIGAWKLGPALAAGNSVVLKPPESASLSLLKMCALALEAGLPPGVLNVVTGDGSKAGAALALSDDVDVLAFTGSAAVGRTLLKSAAESNLKRVYLELGGKSANIIFPDAPMEAALRGTIGAIFANSGQVCVAASRLLVHASIIEEVTAQVTDLAKALQVGDPLSLDISVGAVHSPVQLQKNLGVVEQALAQGAKIVTGGKALHADSGGTYMEPTVLTGATAESAVFQEEVFGPVLTVHGFEDEADAIRLANNSKYGLAGVLWTQELSRAHRMVGALKTGMVQVNRAMPVDVTSPLGGVKQSGNGYDKSLHALDKFTNLKTAWLQL comes from the coding sequence TTGACGCAAGAACTGATCGATGCCCATCGGTTTACCAAAATCCCGCCGGGCCGGAACCTGATCGACGGCGAACACATCAGCAGCGCCACGGGGCGGACGCTGGATGCGATCTCTCCGATCAACGGCGAGGTGCTGACCCAGCTTGCCGCGAGCGATGCCGAAGATGTGGCGCGGGCTGTGGCGTCGGCGCGGGCCGCGTTTGAGGATGGGAGATGGTCGAAAAGAACGCCCGCCGAGCGAAAGCAGATTTTGACAAAATGGGCTGATTTGATCGAAGCAAACGCCCTGGAATTGGCAGTTTTGGGCGCACGCGATAACGGCACCGAAATCCGAATGGCATTCAATGCAGAACCGCGCAATGCCGCCGCGACGATCCGCTATTATGGTGAGACAATCGATAAAACCTACGGGGAGATTGCACCGACACAGGCCGATGTCCTTGGGCTGGTCCACCGCGAGCCGGTCGGCGTTGTCGCGGCCATTGTGCCGTGGAATTTCCCGATGATGATTGGCGCTTGGAAACTGGGTCCCGCGCTTGCCGCCGGGAACTCGGTGGTGTTGAAACCACCTGAAAGCGCCTCTCTGAGCCTATTGAAGATGTGCGCACTGGCGCTTGAGGCCGGTCTGCCGCCGGGTGTTCTGAATGTTGTGACGGGCGATGGTTCAAAGGCTGGTGCTGCGCTTGCGCTGTCTGACGATGTTGATGTGCTGGCATTTACCGGTTCGGCGGCGGTTGGACGCACACTTTTGAAAAGTGCGGCAGAGAGCAACCTGAAGCGGGTCTATCTTGAGCTTGGCGGCAAATCCGCAAACATCATCTTTCCAGATGCCCCGATGGAGGCGGCATTGCGCGGAACGATCGGTGCGATATTCGCCAATTCCGGTCAGGTCTGCGTGGCGGCGTCGCGGCTTCTGGTCCACGCAAGTATCATCGAAGAAGTAACCGCGCAGGTCACCGATCTTGCGAAGGCTCTGCAGGTTGGGGACCCTCTGTCGTTGGACATTTCCGTTGGTGCGGTGCACAGCCCTGTGCAGCTTCAAAAGAACCTTGGCGTGGTTGAACAGGCCCTCGCCCAAGGTGCCAAGATCGTCACCGGGGGCAAGGCGCTGCATGCAGACAGCGGCGGCACCTATATGGAACCGACGGTTCTTACTGGCGCGACAGCCGAAAGCGCCGTGTTCCAGGAAGAAGTTTTTGGACCCGTTCTGACGGTTCATGGTTTTGAGGATGAGGCAGACGCCATCCGGCTTGCGAACAACTCAAAATACGGGCTGGCCGGAGTACTATGGACGCAAGAGCTGTCACGCGCGCACCGGATGGTCGGCGCGCTTAAGACCGGAATGGTGCAGGTCAACCGTGCGATGCCCGTCGACGTGACCTCACCACTGGGTGGCGTGAAGCAATCCGGCAATGGCTATGACAAGTCGCTTCATGCGCTCGATAAATTCACCAATCTGAAAACGGCTTGGCTACAGCTCTGA
- a CDS encoding thiamine pyrophosphate-dependent enzyme has product MTRLTTGDIIATKLSQYGVDTIFGIPGAHTYDLSDAIARNDDLRFIHTRHEQGAAYMAYGYARSSGRAGVFTVVPGPGLLNAGAALCTAYGANTPVMCITGNIMSHMIGQGRGQLHELPDQLALMRGLTKWADRITHPANASEIMDRAFHEMFAGRPRPVGIEAPWDVFGQETEHAVSPRAPDPVALTPDSTEIEAAVKAISTAKNPLIMVGGGALDASAEVQALARRLQAPVTAHRSGKGIMPEDDPLSLLPPGAWKYWQDCDLLIGIGSRLELQHMRWKWLPPGLKTIRIDTDPIEFVRLPAACCVLSDAALGVQAMLDELPSQTRADRDLGPLRSSVAADVAAIQPQVDYLSVIRSVLPRDGFFVEEVSQVGFTARMAFPVYAPRTYMTCGYQDNLGFGFNTALGTKVANPDKAVVSVSGDGGFMFGVQELATAVQHGINVVSIVFNNGSYGNVRRDQKNRYANRLIGSALENPDFTALAESFGAWARRVSDPEALGLALKDALDANRPAVIEVMLERDSDTSPWPLIHPTI; this is encoded by the coding sequence ATGACACGCCTGACAACTGGTGACATCATTGCCACCAAGCTTTCGCAGTATGGTGTCGACACGATATTCGGCATCCCCGGTGCACATACCTATGACCTCAGCGATGCAATTGCCCGGAACGATGACCTCCGCTTTATCCATACACGCCACGAACAAGGCGCTGCCTACATGGCCTATGGCTATGCCCGGTCCAGCGGGCGTGCCGGTGTTTTTACCGTGGTGCCCGGCCCCGGACTGTTGAATGCGGGGGCAGCCTTGTGCACAGCCTACGGCGCAAACACGCCTGTGATGTGCATCACCGGCAACATCATGTCGCATATGATTGGTCAGGGCCGGGGGCAGCTCCATGAACTCCCAGATCAACTTGCCCTGATGCGAGGTCTGACCAAATGGGCAGACCGGATCACCCACCCGGCAAACGCGTCCGAGATCATGGATCGCGCATTCCACGAGATGTTTGCTGGCCGCCCAAGGCCAGTCGGGATCGAGGCTCCCTGGGATGTCTTCGGACAGGAAACAGAACACGCCGTGTCTCCGCGCGCGCCCGATCCCGTGGCGCTGACCCCGGATTCAACTGAGATCGAGGCAGCCGTTAAAGCCATCTCAACAGCCAAGAACCCGTTGATCATGGTGGGGGGCGGGGCGCTCGACGCATCCGCCGAGGTGCAGGCACTGGCGCGGCGTCTACAGGCCCCCGTCACGGCCCATCGGTCGGGCAAGGGTATCATGCCCGAGGACGATCCATTGTCGCTTTTGCCGCCTGGGGCATGGAAATACTGGCAGGACTGCGACCTTCTGATCGGCATCGGGTCGCGGCTAGAATTGCAGCATATGCGTTGGAAATGGTTGCCACCCGGCCTGAAAACAATTCGGATCGACACCGACCCGATCGAATTCGTGCGCCTTCCTGCCGCGTGCTGCGTTCTTTCTGACGCCGCACTTGGGGTTCAGGCGATGTTGGACGAATTGCCGTCGCAGACGCGTGCTGACAGGGATCTCGGACCGCTCCGGTCCTCAGTCGCCGCAGACGTCGCCGCGATCCAGCCGCAGGTCGACTACCTTTCTGTCATTCGTTCTGTGCTGCCGCGCGACGGTTTCTTCGTCGAAGAGGTCAGTCAGGTCGGCTTTACCGCACGCATGGCTTTCCCGGTCTATGCGCCCCGGACCTATATGACCTGTGGATATCAGGATAATCTGGGTTTCGGGTTCAACACGGCACTTGGCACAAAGGTCGCCAATCCCGACAAGGCGGTGGTATCGGTCTCCGGCGATGGCGGCTTCATGTTCGGGGTTCAGGAACTGGCCACCGCGGTCCAGCATGGCATCAACGTCGTGTCGATCGTTTTCAACAACGGGTCTTATGGGAACGTGCGGCGGGACCAGAAGAACCGCTATGCAAATCGGCTGATCGGCTCTGCGTTGGAGAACCCGGATTTCACGGCGCTGGCCGAAAGCTTCGGTGCATGGGCGCGGCGGGTGAGTGACCCAGAGGCGTTGGGTCTTGCCTTAAAGGATGCGCTCGACGCGAACCGGCCCGCCGTGATCGAAGTCATGCTAGAGCGGGATTCCGACACATCTCCCTGGCCATTGATCCATCCGACGATATAG